The Nicotiana tomentosiformis chromosome 2, ASM39032v3, whole genome shotgun sequence genome includes the window tgtataatctatctATACTGGCGAAAAAAAGCACATTGGATCTGACCGGTTATTTGGGTAACAATCCCGTACGCTAGTTAAATACTATCAATTTAAAGTAACAAATTTTGGAAACATCAACTGCAAGTTGAACCAAAGTTTTGATATTAGCTTCAATTTTAACCAATAGATTCTTTAATCACAAGTGTTACCAACAAAAACCAGAAACCTCAAAGAAGATTTAGCATTTAATTCGCGGAAACAACAGCACAGGAATGCTGATAATGAAACTGCATTCATCAATTAAGAGTAGTACACAAAAGAATatagagaagaagaagaggaaagatGCTCCACCACTCTTACAATAAAGCATTACATTCATTCCCAGGTCCAATACATCCAGATGGTACAACGAAACACATTACACTAGGCAAATCCTATCCaatgaaatatttttggatttttcacaTTTTTAACAAGTCTAAACTTCAACTTAAATAAGAGATGGTGAAATTACTTGGCCATCATGACCTTAACAAACTCCTCATAGTTAATTTGACCATCACCATCGACATCTGCTTCCCTAATCATCTCATCAACTTCTTCATCAGTAAGCTTCTCCCCAAGGTTAGTCATCACATGACGAAGCTCAGCTGCAGAGATGAAGCCATTTTGATCCTTGTCGAACACTCTGAATGCCTCTTTCAGCTCCTCCTCGGAGTCAGTATccttcattttcctggccatgaGGTTTAGAAACTCAGGGAAGTCAATGGTTCCGTTACCATCTGCATCCACCTCGTTTATCATGTCTTGGAGCTCTGCTTCAGTGGGGTTCTGTCCCAGCGACCTCATCACAGTCCCAAGCTCCTTAGTCGTGATGCAACCTATACAAAACTTCACAATTAGCTTACTATACGAGAAGTACTTAACAAACCACACTTTCTAACCATAACATCGGGTCAGTGAGCTACTTCCCAATTCAAACAAACATAAGAAAACAGTAAATGCACCACCTTCCAACTTATGTCCAGAAAATAACAAAGCTAACGATCAATTCTGGGTAACTTATAAGCCCGTActtataataaaaataacaaaaatcttTGTTGACCCAAAAAATCCAACTATACGAATCAGACGTCCTTTTTTAATCATAACTGTACATAAGTTCAGAAGATAAGGTTTTCATCTCATTAATCAGAATCTAAAACTAGACACCAGAATCAGCAGTGCAGCACACAAACGGATAACTATACAAAGAAACTCCCTCAGTCAATGTTACTTGTATTTTATATTTAAGGATCACAATAAAATGAACTAGCACAACTAGTTCCAAAGTGGTAAATTACAAACAAAGCTGCTCAGGATTCACATAACAGCTAAAAACAAATCCCCCATGAGAGAACTAACATCATCCCTGACATGCCACTCTTCCTCCAACAGATCTGTTGCCAGAGTTTAAAATCAATCTAATTTGGCACAAACAGAACATAATAGTATCTGCTCTTCTTTCAGATCATCGCctaaaaagaagaaaatgatTTCCTTCACTATTGGCGAAAAACATGTTCCTTTACAAATATATCATCTCTTTACATTACTTGCCCAACCAATACAAAGACATTATTATCAATCGTTAACACAAAATCTGCATCAAATTTTTATTGCAAAACACTATCCATAATTGATGACACTATTATCAACCTTTAACAAATATTTTCCAAGGAAAACATTTACCGCAAACCATTTTCTTAAAGACAATTGTTCATCCAAACTGATTATCAAACAAAACCCGCCATATATTTAGAAAAGGAGTTTTGGCATCATTTAAAACAAGCTAAAACCACAAGATAAAGGCCAACTCTATCATCAAAATTAGATTATCATTTCTCCTTCTATCTATAATCCAATTAGATTTACTCAACTTCTCCAAAATAGCTCTTAATTAATAACAAAAACACAATAATCCACCAAAGTAACATCAAACTACAAGATTTCCATATTCACTAGTTTTTTAGCATTTCCTCAAGCTAGGAGAGCAATAATTCCCTGTTATTAGAGTTAATATTCTCATATATCAATCTGTCACCTTAAAAACCAAACACCAAAAGGGACTAACACCTCAGAATCAATCAATTAATTAAAACCAAACGTCAGATCTGAAAATAAATTTGATTATACACATGCCTATATAAACATCAAACACAAAATATATACTCCCTTACTACTAATTTATGTATCACACTTTACTTTTTAAGTTTTTCGTGCAAAGATTGGTACATTTACATGATGTAGAAACAATTTTatctttaaacttttcatttcaCCTTTGATGAAACATTTATAGCGACAAAATGAGATATTTATAGCCACAAAAATGTAAATTTCTTATTTTAGATCacaagtttttttttaaaaatctttctTAAATTGGACATAGGCAGAGAGAAAGAAAATCGAACCATCTCCGTCCTTGTCAAATAGGCTGAAGGCCTCCTTGAACTCAGAGATCTGGTCATCGGTTAGCTGATCCgccatttcttcttcaattcaATTCAACTACAGAAAAAACTTAAGAGAGAAGATTGTTCTGGAATTTCAGACACAAGAATCGTCTTTTCAATTCTCTTCGATTTCGGAACTATGGGATGATTGCT containing:
- the LOC104117061 gene encoding calmodulin-7; protein product: MADQLTDDQISEFKEAFSLFDKDGDGCITTKELGTVMRSLGQNPTEAELQDMINEVDADGNGTIDFPEFLNLMARKMKDTDSEEELKEAFRVFDKDQNGFISAAELRHVMTNLGEKLTDEEVDEMIREADVDGDGQINYEEFVKVMMAK